The proteins below come from a single Gordonia sp. X0973 genomic window:
- a CDS encoding universal stress protein → MRLYVAYLATDGGADAVAIGVRLAHSLSAALDIGMILPPDEQAALHSGDFDAVLAEQADEWLAQARDLVPDDVEVASHISFSDSAAEGIIAQAQQVGASAIIVGGSGGGLIGGHTLGSTVNELVHSSPLPLVLSPRGARRSKIAKVREITCALGMKPGADLLFDTAIRAAKATGARLRVVSLIALDRTARGRRPDEEVIAAATNHAQEAFQSARTRLPAGTEVRWEIVTGPTVEDAVNKLDWHDGDLIMVGSSRLAARRRLFLGSTAAKMLRVLDVPMVIVPKEDA, encoded by the coding sequence ATGAGGCTCTATGTCGCTTATCTGGCCACCGACGGCGGTGCCGACGCCGTCGCGATCGGCGTGCGCCTCGCGCACTCGCTCTCGGCGGCGCTCGACATCGGGATGATCCTGCCGCCCGATGAGCAGGCCGCGCTGCACTCGGGCGATTTCGACGCGGTGCTGGCCGAACAGGCCGACGAATGGTTGGCGCAGGCGCGCGACCTCGTCCCCGACGACGTGGAGGTCGCGTCGCACATCTCCTTCTCCGACTCCGCCGCCGAGGGGATCATCGCGCAGGCGCAGCAGGTCGGCGCGTCGGCGATCATCGTCGGCGGTTCCGGCGGCGGGTTGATCGGCGGCCACACGCTGGGTTCCACGGTCAACGAATTGGTGCACTCGTCGCCGCTTCCACTCGTGTTGTCACCGCGGGGTGCGCGCCGGTCCAAGATCGCCAAGGTCCGCGAGATCACCTGCGCGCTGGGGATGAAGCCGGGGGCGGACCTGCTGTTCGACACCGCGATCCGCGCGGCGAAGGCGACCGGCGCCCGGTTGCGGGTCGTGTCGCTGATCGCACTCGACCGCACCGCGCGGGGGCGGCGCCCCGACGAGGAGGTGATCGCCGCCGCGACCAACCACGCCCAAGAGGCGTTCCAGAGCGCGCGGACCAGGCTGCCCGCGGGCACCGAGGTGCGCTGGGAGATCGTCACCGGCCCGACCGTCGAAGACGCGGTCAACAAGCTCGACTGGCATGACGGCGACCTCATCATGGTCGGTTCGAGCCGCCTCGCGGCCCGCCGCCGCCTATTCCTCGGCTCCACCGCGGCGAAGATGCTGCGGGTCCTCGACGTCCCGATGGTCATCGTCCCGAAGGAGGACGCGTGA
- a CDS encoding primary-amine oxidase has product MSDTFHPLDPLTADEFTRITEILAAGHGVGEGWRYTSMEMVEPSKDQLDAFDAKGTACPRDAEAVVVERATNSTYKALVSLDDGEVRDWTHIAGVQPNVTVDEWHEADEMLRNHPDVIAALAARGITDLDLVFMDTWTFGEAVIPEQYRDRRVGWSDTWVRASEGANPYAGPVKGFHCLLDLNSMELLEIDETATVPTPEIMGEYLPSHIPERIRKASTREPLKPLDITQPEGPSFTLTGNRLQWQNWSLRVGFNHREGMTLHAITYNDNGKVRKIAHRLSFAEMMVPYRDHCPDHFRRTAFDIGEWGLGFMTTSLELGCDCLGEIRYLDAVLHDSAGKPYTIKNAICIHEEDNAVLWKHVDGNGDAQVRRMRRLTVSFHVTVANYEYLTYWRFYQDGNIECEVRATGIMVVTHFAPGEQPAHGTIVDNLTYAPYHQHFLTARLDLDIDGTANTVYRSETKPEPIGPDNPFGLSLRQENTPLRTESEGKQNPDFATQRSWKIANDNVTTGIGLHPAYKLSPSGAFPSMFNEDSPVLGRAEVIKHSLWVTPNARDERWPAGEFVNQGGTGMGLPEWTKRNRSIENTDVVLWYTFGIHHITRPEDWPIMPADTVSFWLKPFGFFERNPSLDVEPSPSKSSHCGGSSCGCEH; this is encoded by the coding sequence ATGTCCGACACCTTCCATCCGCTCGACCCGCTGACCGCCGACGAGTTCACCCGCATCACCGAGATCCTCGCCGCCGGCCACGGCGTCGGCGAGGGGTGGCGATACACGTCGATGGAGATGGTCGAACCGTCCAAGGACCAGCTCGACGCCTTCGACGCCAAGGGGACCGCGTGCCCGCGCGACGCCGAGGCCGTCGTGGTCGAGCGGGCCACCAACTCGACCTACAAAGCGCTGGTGTCCCTCGACGACGGCGAGGTCCGGGACTGGACACACATCGCCGGGGTGCAGCCCAACGTCACGGTCGACGAGTGGCATGAGGCCGACGAGATGCTGCGCAACCATCCCGACGTCATCGCCGCGCTCGCCGCCCGCGGGATCACCGATCTCGACCTGGTGTTCATGGACACCTGGACCTTCGGCGAGGCCGTGATCCCGGAGCAGTACCGGGATCGGCGTGTCGGCTGGTCGGACACCTGGGTGCGGGCCTCCGAGGGTGCCAATCCGTATGCCGGCCCGGTCAAGGGATTCCACTGTCTGCTCGACCTGAACTCGATGGAGCTCCTCGAGATCGACGAGACGGCCACGGTGCCGACGCCGGAGATCATGGGGGAGTACCTGCCCAGTCACATCCCGGAACGGATCCGCAAGGCGTCGACGCGGGAACCGCTCAAGCCGCTGGACATCACACAGCCGGAGGGACCGTCGTTCACGCTCACCGGTAACCGCCTCCAGTGGCAGAACTGGTCGCTGCGCGTCGGGTTCAACCACCGCGAGGGCATGACGCTGCACGCGATCACCTACAACGACAACGGGAAGGTCCGCAAGATTGCGCACCGGCTGTCGTTCGCCGAGATGATGGTGCCCTACCGCGACCACTGCCCGGATCACTTCCGCCGCACCGCCTTCGACATCGGCGAATGGGGCCTCGGCTTCATGACGACCTCCCTGGAGCTCGGCTGCGACTGTCTCGGCGAGATCCGCTACCTCGACGCTGTGCTGCACGACAGCGCCGGGAAGCCGTACACGATCAAGAACGCCATCTGCATCCACGAGGAGGACAACGCCGTCCTCTGGAAGCACGTCGACGGCAACGGCGACGCGCAGGTCCGCCGCATGCGACGACTCACCGTCTCCTTCCACGTCACCGTCGCCAACTACGAGTACCTCACGTATTGGCGCTTCTACCAGGACGGCAACATCGAATGCGAGGTCCGCGCGACCGGCATCATGGTCGTCACCCATTTCGCGCCCGGCGAGCAGCCGGCACACGGCACGATCGTCGACAACCTGACCTACGCGCCCTATCACCAGCACTTCCTCACCGCGCGGCTCGACCTCGACATCGACGGCACCGCCAACACGGTCTATCGCAGTGAGACGAAGCCGGAGCCGATCGGCCCGGACAACCCGTTCGGCCTCTCGCTGCGGCAGGAGAACACCCCGCTGCGCACCGAATCCGAGGGCAAACAGAACCCTGATTTCGCGACGCAGCGGTCGTGGAAGATCGCCAACGACAACGTGACGACGGGGATCGGCCTGCACCCGGCCTACAAGCTCTCCCCGTCGGGGGCCTTCCCGTCGATGTTCAACGAGGACTCGCCGGTGCTCGGCCGCGCGGAGGTCATCAAGCACTCCCTGTGGGTGACGCCCAACGCGCGAGACGAACGGTGGCCGGCGGGCGAATTCGTCAACCAGGGCGGCACCGGGATGGGGCTGCCGGAATGGACCAAGCGCAACCGCAGCATCGAGAACACCGACGTGGTGCTCTGGTACACCTTCGGCATCCACCACATCACGCGGCCCGAGGACTGGCCGATCATGCCAGCGGACACCGTGAGCTTCTGGCTCAAACCGTTCGGATTCTTCGAGCGCAACCCGTCGCTCGACGTGGAGCCGTCACCGTCGAAGTCGTCGCACTGCGGCGGCTCGAGTTGCGGCTGCGAGCACTGA
- a CDS encoding gamma-aminobutyraldehyde dehydrogenase has product MVTTRLKNFIDGEFVDSASADTFDVVNPADESVVAVSPNSTADEVAGAVIVAQRAATTWGRTTPGQRQKMLLDLADAIEARADELVAAQVRNTGQLAAMVKSEEVLVGADQIRFFAGAARLLEGRAAGEYMEGFTSYVRREPIGVVGQVTPWNYPFMMAVWKIAPALAAGNTIVLKPSDTTPESTLVLADITRGILPDGVFNVVLGNGATGATLVENPALGLVAITGSVRAGIAVAQAAARDVRRAHLELGGKAPAVVFADADIAKAAEGIAQAAFFNGGQDCTAATRALVHESVHDEFVTALVAQARKLRPGAPDDEDAFFGALNNVNHFTAVMAKIDAVPAHATIATGGKRVGDRGFYVEPTVVTGVAQDDPIVQEETFGPIITVQPFRTEDEAVELANGVDYGLASSVWTTDHGTVTRTTARIDAGCVWVNCHIPLVAEMPHGGFKHSGYGKDLSIYGLEDYTRIKHVMSAHD; this is encoded by the coding sequence ATCGTGACCACCAGGCTCAAGAACTTCATCGACGGCGAGTTCGTCGACTCCGCCTCCGCCGACACCTTCGACGTCGTCAACCCGGCCGACGAATCCGTCGTCGCGGTCTCACCCAATTCGACGGCCGACGAGGTGGCCGGCGCCGTGATCGTCGCCCAACGCGCGGCGACGACGTGGGGCCGCACGACACCGGGCCAGCGGCAGAAGATGCTGCTCGACCTCGCCGACGCGATCGAGGCGCGTGCCGACGAGTTGGTGGCCGCGCAGGTCCGGAACACCGGTCAGCTCGCGGCGATGGTCAAGTCCGAAGAGGTACTCGTCGGCGCCGACCAGATCCGGTTCTTCGCGGGGGCCGCCCGCCTTCTCGAAGGGCGCGCCGCGGGGGAGTACATGGAGGGTTTCACCAGCTACGTGCGCCGCGAACCGATCGGCGTCGTCGGTCAGGTCACCCCGTGGAACTACCCGTTCATGATGGCCGTCTGGAAGATCGCACCCGCGTTGGCCGCCGGGAACACAATCGTCCTCAAACCCAGCGACACGACGCCGGAGAGCACGCTGGTCCTCGCCGACATCACCCGGGGCATTCTGCCCGACGGGGTGTTCAACGTCGTGCTGGGCAATGGCGCGACCGGCGCCACCCTCGTCGAGAACCCAGCCCTCGGCCTCGTCGCGATCACCGGATCGGTGCGCGCCGGGATCGCCGTCGCCCAGGCCGCGGCCCGAGACGTGCGGCGGGCGCATCTCGAGCTCGGCGGCAAGGCGCCGGCCGTCGTCTTCGCCGACGCCGACATCGCGAAGGCCGCCGAGGGCATCGCCCAGGCCGCCTTCTTCAACGGCGGCCAGGACTGCACCGCGGCCACCCGCGCGCTGGTCCACGAGTCGGTCCACGACGAATTCGTCACCGCCCTGGTCGCGCAGGCGCGCAAGCTCCGGCCCGGCGCCCCGGACGACGAGGACGCGTTCTTCGGCGCGCTGAACAACGTCAACCACTTCACCGCGGTCATGGCCAAGATCGACGCGGTACCCGCGCACGCCACCATCGCTACCGGCGGCAAACGGGTCGGCGACCGCGGCTTCTACGTCGAGCCGACGGTGGTCACCGGTGTCGCGCAGGACGATCCGATCGTCCAGGAGGAAACCTTCGGGCCGATCATCACCGTCCAGCCCTTCCGCACCGAGGACGAGGCCGTCGAGCTGGCCAACGGCGTCGACTACGGCCTCGCGTCCAGCGTGTGGACCACCGACCACGGGACCGTCACCCGGACCACCGCCCGCATCGACGCCGGCTGCGTGTGGGTGAACTGTCACATCCCGCTGGTCGCGGAGATGCCGCACGGCGGGTTCAAACACTCCGGATACGGCAAGGACCTGTCGATCTACGGCCTGGAGGACTACACGCGCATCAAGCATGTGATGAGCGCCCACGACTGA
- a CDS encoding PucR family transcriptional regulator yields the protein MAVTLRWLVGRRHLGLTVVAGADRLDREIGYVITTELADPTPWLGGGEMVLVTGLGLPQSDDDLDAYVARLVDRDVVGIGFGVGVSTDTIPRGLVRAARNRGLPLIAVPLPTPFLAVAKAVSQRAETLRDRAQEATARAQPRLTRAAAVGGRSALLTELAKACDGTAILLDPHGRTVDSRPALPGPDVLGAVGELARRVSFGLAAGTTSTGPAVVHTIRVGERTHGYLALVSPHEPRPTDHVLIGHANSLLALDFEKPRRVDESATRVNGTALGLALGDAADVDGIHRVLAPAADHSGRIRVLVILTEPEGAPALAGHVEQALRSASRPPFVTVRPDGSVVVLLRADDDPTTTAVLLGGLPVGVRRRLRVGLSTPAVPADVAAAAAVARTAAEAARPGAAPTDAAKLAGHSLLSMPATADALTQLGTVYVTPLVAHDAAHGTDLVASLRAYLEGHGQWETAAAMIGVHRHTLRARIDRIRELLDVDLDSARVRAELLLAVLAHRGGTSGATSRRASGPSPTTPL from the coding sequence ATGGCTGTGACTCTGCGCTGGCTCGTGGGCCGTCGGCATCTCGGTCTCACCGTCGTGGCCGGTGCCGACCGCCTCGACCGCGAGATCGGCTACGTCATCACCACCGAACTCGCCGACCCCACGCCGTGGCTCGGCGGCGGCGAGATGGTGCTTGTCACCGGGCTCGGCCTGCCCCAATCCGACGACGATCTCGACGCCTACGTCGCCCGGTTGGTCGACCGCGACGTGGTGGGGATCGGATTCGGTGTGGGGGTCAGCACCGACACCATTCCCCGCGGGCTGGTGCGCGCCGCACGCAATCGCGGTCTGCCGCTGATCGCGGTACCCCTGCCGACCCCCTTCCTCGCCGTCGCCAAGGCGGTCTCCCAGCGCGCCGAGACGCTGCGCGACCGGGCCCAGGAGGCGACCGCGCGCGCACAACCGCGGCTGACCCGGGCCGCTGCCGTCGGCGGTCGATCCGCGTTGCTCACCGAATTGGCCAAGGCGTGCGACGGGACCGCGATCCTCCTCGACCCACACGGCCGGACCGTCGACAGCCGCCCGGCGCTCCCCGGACCCGACGTCCTGGGGGCGGTGGGCGAACTCGCCCGCCGGGTCTCGTTCGGCCTCGCGGCCGGAACGACGAGCACGGGTCCGGCGGTGGTGCACACCATCCGGGTCGGCGAGCGCACCCACGGGTACCTGGCGCTGGTCTCCCCGCACGAACCCCGCCCCACCGACCACGTCCTCATCGGTCACGCCAACTCGCTGCTGGCACTCGACTTCGAGAAGCCCAGACGGGTCGACGAGAGTGCCACGCGCGTGAACGGCACCGCGTTGGGGTTGGCCCTCGGCGACGCCGCCGATGTCGACGGCATCCACCGCGTGCTGGCGCCCGCCGCCGATCACAGCGGCCGGATTCGGGTGCTCGTCATCCTGACCGAACCCGAGGGCGCCCCGGCGCTCGCCGGACATGTGGAACAAGCGCTGCGCAGCGCCTCGCGCCCGCCGTTCGTCACCGTCCGCCCGGATGGATCGGTGGTCGTACTGCTGCGGGCCGACGACGATCCGACGACCACCGCCGTCCTGCTGGGCGGACTGCCCGTCGGGGTGCGGCGCCGACTGCGCGTCGGCCTGAGCACCCCCGCCGTCCCGGCCGATGTCGCGGCGGCTGCGGCCGTGGCACGGACCGCGGCCGAGGCCGCGCGCCCGGGTGCGGCGCCGACCGACGCCGCCAAGCTAGCCGGACACTCGCTGCTCAGCATGCCCGCGACGGCGGACGCCCTGACCCAACTGGGCACGGTCTACGTCACCCCCCTCGTGGCACACGACGCGGCGCACGGAACCGATCTGGTGGCCTCGTTGCGGGCCTACCTGGAAGGACACGGCCAATGGGAGACGGCCGCCGCCATGATCGGCGTCCACCGCCACACCCTGCGCGCCCGGATCGACCGAATCCGCGAGCTACTGGACGTGGACCTGGACTCCGCTCGGGTGCGCGCCGAACTGCTGTTGGCCGTGCTGGCCCATCGCGGCGGGACTAGCGGCGCAACGAGTCGACGTGCGTCGGGGCCGTCTCCAACCACACCGCTTTGA
- a CDS encoding aldehyde dehydrogenase family protein — protein MSRPTAYDLWIGGNWVPSQGAERLDVHNPVTGKTVYTTPNATAADVDAAAAAAAEAGQVWRHEHVLRSECLLSLARLIIENAEELAALDTSDSGRLPHQAVGQVRNIARWYRFFAGYTDKITGQTIPTESSTMFTYTLREPLGVIGAITAWNAPLLLAGLKLAPALAAGNTVVVKPSELSSASTLAFAKLCDDAGFPPGVVNVVTGDGPGTGAALVAHPGVAHVTFTGSVGGGRRVGALAAQHLKGVTLELGGKSPNIVFDDADLDAAIVGVLAGILTLTGQSCIGGSRVLVQRGVYDEVVERLRRRVDEMVVGSADEPEAEIGPVANAAQMERVEYLVGNAHKSDARLVSGGRRADREGLFFLPTIFADVDNDSELAREEVFGPVMAVIPFDDEEQALAIANDTAFGLASGVWTTDVSRAHRMAAGLQAGSVYVNNYRGLGPQVPFGGYKDSGVGRENGYDAVLEFTQVKAVWLETAPTHVDSLRR, from the coding sequence ATGAGTCGACCAACGGCCTACGACCTGTGGATCGGGGGCAACTGGGTCCCCTCGCAGGGCGCGGAACGGCTCGACGTCCACAACCCGGTGACCGGCAAGACCGTCTACACGACCCCGAATGCCACCGCGGCCGACGTCGACGCGGCGGCCGCCGCCGCCGCCGAGGCGGGACAGGTGTGGCGCCACGAGCACGTGCTGCGCTCGGAGTGCCTGCTCTCACTCGCCCGGCTCATCATCGAGAACGCCGAAGAGCTGGCCGCTCTGGACACCTCCGATTCGGGACGGCTGCCGCACCAGGCGGTGGGACAGGTCCGCAACATCGCGCGGTGGTACCGGTTCTTCGCCGGCTACACCGACAAGATCACCGGTCAGACGATCCCGACCGAGAGCTCGACGATGTTCACCTACACGCTGCGCGAACCGCTCGGGGTGATCGGGGCGATCACGGCGTGGAATGCTCCGCTGCTCCTGGCCGGACTGAAGTTGGCGCCGGCGCTCGCGGCCGGAAACACCGTGGTCGTGAAGCCGAGCGAATTGTCGTCGGCATCCACGCTCGCGTTCGCGAAGCTGTGCGACGACGCGGGGTTCCCGCCCGGCGTCGTCAACGTGGTGACCGGTGACGGACCCGGCACCGGCGCGGCGCTCGTCGCGCATCCCGGTGTCGCGCACGTGACCTTCACCGGCAGCGTCGGCGGCGGCCGTCGCGTTGGGGCGCTGGCCGCCCAGCACCTCAAGGGCGTCACGCTCGAACTCGGCGGCAAGTCGCCCAACATCGTCTTCGACGACGCCGACCTCGACGCGGCGATCGTCGGCGTCCTCGCCGGGATCCTCACGCTCACCGGGCAGAGCTGCATCGGCGGTTCCCGCGTGCTGGTCCAACGCGGCGTCTACGACGAGGTCGTCGAGCGGTTGCGCAGGCGCGTCGACGAGATGGTCGTCGGTTCGGCCGACGAACCCGAGGCCGAAATCGGACCGGTCGCCAACGCCGCGCAGATGGAACGCGTCGAGTACCTCGTCGGCAACGCGCACAAGTCTGATGCCCGCCTGGTCTCGGGTGGGAGGCGCGCCGACCGCGAGGGCCTGTTCTTCCTGCCGACGATCTTCGCCGACGTCGACAACGACTCCGAGCTGGCGCGCGAGGAGGTGTTCGGCCCGGTCATGGCGGTCATCCCGTTCGACGACGAGGAGCAGGCCCTGGCCATCGCCAACGACACCGCCTTCGGACTCGCCTCCGGGGTGTGGACCACCGACGTCTCCCGGGCGCACCGCATGGCCGCCGGCCTGCAGGCCGGCTCGGTGTACGTGAACAACTATCGGGGGTTGGGCCCGCAGGTTCCCTTCGGCGGTTACAAGGACAGCGGTGTCGGACGGGAGAACGGCTACGACGCCGTGCTCGAGTTCACCCAGGTCAAAGCGGTGTGGTTGGAGACGGCCCCGACGCACGTCGACTCGTTGCGCCGCTAG
- a CDS encoding Zn-ribbon domain-containing OB-fold protein produces the protein MSTELTQDWPQPYPLMDAEPYWAGLAEGKILFQRCRSCGANVWPAHGFCTRCSARELDWVPAAGTGEVWSHSTVMRGPTPTWQSIAPYTVGFIAMDEGYYLFSQIDAPADEVAIGLRVRAVIVTRGEQKIPVFVPEST, from the coding sequence ATGAGCACTGAACTGACGCAGGACTGGCCGCAGCCCTATCCGCTGATGGACGCCGAACCCTACTGGGCGGGATTGGCCGAGGGAAAGATCCTGTTCCAACGCTGCCGTTCCTGCGGCGCCAACGTCTGGCCGGCCCACGGATTCTGCACCCGGTGCTCGGCCCGCGAACTGGACTGGGTGCCGGCCGCCGGAACCGGCGAGGTCTGGTCGCATTCGACGGTGATGCGCGGCCCGACGCCGACCTGGCAGTCGATCGCGCCGTACACGGTCGGATTCATCGCCATGGACGAGGGCTACTACCTGTTCTCGCAGATCGATGCACCGGCCGACGAGGTGGCGATCGGCCTGCGCGTGCGGGCCGTCATCGTGACGCGCGGCGAGCAGAAGATCCCCGTCTTCGTACCGGAATCGACGTAG